The following DNA comes from Paraburkholderia phytofirmans PsJN.
CGATCTTCGCGAAGTCGGCCTGCAGCAGTTCGGCGCCGGCCTTCGGATTCGGATTCAGCACGCTGCCGTTCGGCCGCACCCAGATCGTCGTTTCGAAACCGTTCGGATAGCCCGCGTCGGCGAGCAGTTTCTTCGCCTTCGCCGGATCGTACGGCCATGCCTTCACGGCTTTGTCGTAGCTCCACGTGTTCGGCGGATACGGATTCACGGCCGGCGTCGCCGTGTTGTCGAACACGGTCTTCAGATAGGTGGTGCGGTCGAACGCCATGTTCAGCGCGGCCCGCACCTTCTGGTTGTCGAGCGGTTTCTTCTGCGTGTTCAACGCGACGAACGCTGTCATGAACGCGGGCGTCTGTACGATGGCGAGCGATTTGTCGCCCTTCGCTTCAGCGAGATCCTGCGGCTTCGGCGACAAAGCGATCTGGCATTCGCCGGCCTTCACTTTCTGCGCCCGCACCGTGGCGTCCGGCGTGATCGCGTAGATCAGGCGGTCGATCTTCGGTTTCGGGCCCCAGTAGGTCGGATTCACGTCGTACCGAATCACCGCGTCTTTTGTATAGCTCTTCAGCTCGAACGGACCGGTGCCGATCGGCTTCGAGTTCAGATCGACCTGCTTGCCGGCCTTGAGCAACTGGTCGGCGTATTCGGCCGAATAGATCGAGGCGAAACCCATGGTCAGGATCGACACGAAGGTCGCGTCGGGCGCGTTCAGTTCGAACTTGACGGTGTTGTCGTCGACCTTGCTGATCGACTTGATGAGCTTCGGCAAACCCATCGACTGCGCATGCGGGAAGCCGCTCGCGCCCGCTACCTTGTGCCACGGATTGCTGTCGTTGAGCATGCGGTCGAACGTGAAGACGACGTCGTCGGCATTCAGCGCGCGAGTGGGCTTGAAGTAGTCGGTGGTCTGGAACTGCACGTTCGGGCGCAGATGGAACGTGTAGGTGAGGCCGTCGGCGCTCACGTCCCACTTGTCGGCCAGCGCGGGCACCACTTTCTTCTCGGCCTCGTCGTACGAGACCAGCGAGTTGAAGATCACGTCGGCCGACGCGTTGGTCGTGACGAGCGAATTGAACTGCACGACATCGAAGCCGTCAGGGCTCG
Coding sequences within:
- a CDS encoding ABC transporter substrate-binding protein — protein: MRFKLLAAAVLFTAPALVLAKPLTVCTESSPDGFDVVQFNSLVTTNASADVIFNSLVSYDEAEKKVVPALADKWDVSADGLTYTFHLRPNVQFQTTDYFKPTRALNADDVVFTFDRMLNDSNPWHKVAGASGFPHAQSMGLPKLIKSISKVDDNTVKFELNAPDATFVSILTMGFASIYSAEYADQLLKAGKQVDLNSKPIGTGPFELKSYTKDAVIRYDVNPTYWGPKPKIDRLIYAITPDATVRAQKVKAGECQIALSPKPQDLAEAKGDKSLAIVQTPAFMTAFVALNTQKKPLDNQKVRAALNMAFDRTTYLKTVFDNTATPAVNPYPPNTWSYDKAVKAWPYDPAKAKKLLADAGYPNGFETTIWVRPNGSVLNPNPKAGAELLQADFAKIGVKADVKVIEWGELIKQAKQGQHDSLFMGWAGDNGDPDNYLSPLFSCNAVKSGINFARFCDQDLDKLIADGKATPDQAKRAKAYEQAQQIIHDQALWIPLGYPTAAAITRTNVSGYHVSPFGRQNFGAVSVQ